One Lacticaseibacillus rhamnosus genomic window carries:
- a CDS encoding WxL domain-containing protein — protein sequence MTRYGYQALLATAALSAGLLAYGATTVSADDARTVTTQGRVKIMQTDTKPDILNPLAPQNKTPGTFAGVDNTTHAGGEGLTLDYVSRFNFGPLKLDAVNDAVAYAEADQWVTKDGKKTAAPNHIQVTDKRLGSDRWKVSLKATDLKSEEKDQAGKVTKTVVLPDAAISLLESSVIDGQAKDASARFGLNKAIKVYTGDAQAVDILSVSDGQTAKGTFMDLFNQKQADKGVALTVPAKSYATEGLKSGDFSTTLTWTLTSAPL from the coding sequence ATGACTCGTTATGGATACCAGGCTTTACTCGCGACTGCTGCATTATCGGCAGGGCTACTGGCTTATGGCGCAACAACCGTCAGTGCTGACGATGCGCGTACTGTTACCACCCAAGGAAGGGTTAAAATCATGCAAACCGACACCAAACCGGATATTTTAAACCCGTTAGCGCCACAAAACAAAACGCCAGGAACCTTTGCCGGGGTGGATAACACGACTCATGCTGGCGGCGAAGGTTTAACACTGGACTATGTTTCTCGCTTCAATTTTGGACCGTTGAAACTGGATGCGGTTAATGATGCCGTGGCATACGCCGAAGCCGATCAATGGGTGACTAAAGACGGCAAGAAAACAGCGGCGCCTAATCACATTCAGGTCACTGACAAGCGACTTGGTAGTGATCGTTGGAAAGTCAGTTTAAAAGCGACCGATCTGAAGTCCGAAGAAAAAGATCAGGCCGGCAAAGTGACCAAAACCGTGGTCTTACCAGACGCCGCAATCTCCTTGCTTGAAAGCAGCGTTATCGATGGCCAAGCCAAAGATGCGAGTGCGCGTTTCGGACTCAACAAAGCGATTAAGGTCTACACTGGCGATGCGCAAGCGGTTGATATTTTGAGTGTTAGTGACGGTCAAACGGCTAAAGGAACCTTCATGGATCTGTTTAATCAGAAACAAGCAGATAAAGGGGTTGCCTTGACGGTGCCAGCCAAAAGTTATGCAACGGAAGGGCTCAAGTCGGGAGATTTTTCCACCACGCTGACTTGGACGCTGACCAGTGCGCCGCTGTAA
- a CDS encoding WxL domain-containing protein, with the protein MPSRFKKMWQVIKKTAGIGLIGVSILLTLTVLGGTQPDIKRFFHLTSNSVYAADDQPANPQRPRATITGQDAVYTLGEFFTPESHARLFKQATEPGGLSIPFADKRIWAVLPEKLKQATRSMGLQERYARFDTILAKTPVDLTFDSKFGVATGKGTAQTQYGDAVIAGASDPKNGRDAMGALVFIDRDADGISKVIATSGKGNDNEPIAPHFGNRFYGSYEYVQMRDHQSINLSYFNINDAVANGTTRKQDFLNQWGLNRVQQARMGDIIKVCNAEGKISFARDSKVYQLKKENFPNIDQAIFFQMTPAGFVPLHVNQLKTRPVDVPQNATDAELDAAFPKALNLRDNIIAECFAGRPDVSKPGKTKAVVRAIEKLYDGKYAKFDYEVELNVIPAGELTVKSGQYVLGERWGMQSIERMFTQAQQRDGTPVLWGDKQLYPLKAPDVEKHLQPGTQRIDELFKDAAAPIQFDSKTGHLTARPTATANYGDAIILKGYELHSGRDAGGAFALIHDDGLKVVATAGGSKDNQPIHNRFPSEPYLGITHVPMKDEKVKNLSEVAVKWASGDLGKQDFLNLWGKDRVQPVQAGDIIKVVNVERKIRYTHDSQEQPLNDLANKNELYFEITDQGYQLLRVNQLVPQKANIPINASAAEMDLRLSQFFKLSDKSTYKIKGFKKRPDVSKLGDTTATVTVSQKYGKDKTIEADYDVPVAVVKRATFSTQSQTLKLGEVVTTDTLGNMLKDALEYDDRRIQWGDKALSVTMPDKLAKLLRKDTKRLTKISKPIDVTMKFEASTGTVLSTSPVLTDYGDALVFNGYELFTRNAGGALALVKEGNDWLIVATDGAEDDNRNVHDVFAGEPYLSVSLYEAAGDVLNLQDPKQQVTSMAAQGDTPKQQLLDQWGDKRVVKAKLGDVVVVNHREDKVSVAHAGKREPLKKRANKRESLFEVTASGYKFLTLNQVSFKSLTIENNSDPQPIREAVTNTVKKQQPHLKVENIKFPDLKTVGHKTVTATVSQPSLTEANKHISYDYQIPLEVTEGTLSFTQAPAALNFGTVKIDGQTLEVPRIGDTPMTIRIKDGRSQKKPWQLLIQQSQPFTDRHQHELKQELLFFRQDGHDYPIKLKQDQQVKAVASQTIQHTFTYDTQAGVLLKIPANDFDFTAGTYNFGLQWTLSDAPL; encoded by the coding sequence GTGCCGTCAAGATTTAAAAAAATGTGGCAGGTAATCAAAAAAACTGCCGGTATTGGGTTGATTGGCGTCAGTATCTTACTAACGCTTACCGTTCTCGGCGGTACCCAGCCGGATATTAAACGTTTCTTTCATTTAACCAGCAACTCTGTGTATGCAGCCGATGATCAACCTGCAAACCCACAACGACCACGAGCTACTATTACCGGTCAAGATGCGGTGTATACGCTTGGTGAATTTTTTACGCCGGAGTCACATGCTAGGCTCTTTAAACAAGCCACTGAGCCTGGTGGTCTATCGATTCCATTTGCGGATAAAAGAATCTGGGCAGTTTTGCCTGAGAAGCTTAAGCAAGCGACGCGGTCGATGGGGTTACAGGAACGTTATGCCCGATTTGACACGATCCTTGCAAAAACGCCGGTTGATTTGACGTTTGATTCTAAGTTCGGGGTGGCGACGGGTAAAGGTACAGCGCAAACCCAGTATGGAGATGCGGTGATTGCCGGTGCATCTGATCCTAAGAATGGTCGCGATGCAATGGGCGCTTTGGTTTTCATTGATCGAGATGCAGATGGTATTTCTAAAGTGATCGCGACATCCGGTAAAGGTAATGACAATGAGCCAATCGCACCTCACTTTGGCAACCGATTCTATGGTAGTTATGAATATGTTCAGATGCGGGATCATCAAAGTATTAATCTGAGCTATTTCAATATCAATGACGCAGTTGCCAATGGGACTACTCGCAAACAAGACTTTTTGAATCAGTGGGGACTTAACCGGGTTCAGCAGGCAAGAATGGGGGATATCATCAAGGTCTGCAATGCTGAAGGAAAAATCAGCTTTGCACGTGACTCTAAGGTGTATCAACTGAAAAAAGAAAACTTTCCGAATATTGATCAGGCCATCTTTTTCCAAATGACGCCGGCTGGATTTGTACCGTTACATGTGAACCAGCTGAAAACCCGTCCAGTCGATGTGCCGCAGAACGCAACGGATGCAGAATTAGACGCTGCGTTTCCTAAAGCCTTGAACTTGCGGGATAACATCATTGCAGAATGTTTTGCTGGACGGCCGGATGTGAGCAAGCCAGGTAAAACGAAAGCCGTTGTACGGGCAATTGAAAAATTGTATGACGGCAAGTATGCCAAGTTTGATTATGAAGTGGAACTGAATGTGATTCCGGCAGGCGAGTTGACCGTCAAATCTGGGCAATATGTATTAGGCGAGCGCTGGGGGATGCAAAGTATTGAGCGTATGTTCACTCAGGCGCAACAGCGAGATGGTACACCGGTTTTGTGGGGGGATAAGCAGCTTTATCCATTGAAAGCCCCCGATGTTGAGAAACATTTACAACCGGGTACCCAGCGGATTGACGAGTTGTTTAAAGATGCAGCTGCCCCAATTCAGTTTGATTCCAAAACCGGACATCTAACTGCACGGCCAACCGCGACAGCAAATTATGGTGATGCGATCATTTTAAAAGGCTATGAATTGCATTCAGGACGCGATGCCGGGGGTGCATTTGCCTTGATTCATGATGACGGCCTGAAAGTAGTTGCCACTGCAGGCGGGTCAAAAGACAATCAACCTATTCATAACCGATTCCCGAGCGAGCCGTACTTGGGCATCACCCACGTTCCTATGAAAGATGAAAAAGTTAAAAACTTATCCGAGGTGGCGGTGAAATGGGCGTCTGGTGATTTAGGTAAGCAAGACTTCCTTAATTTATGGGGTAAAGATCGGGTTCAGCCTGTGCAAGCAGGCGATATTATCAAAGTCGTCAACGTTGAAAGAAAGATTAGGTATACCCATGATTCACAAGAGCAGCCCCTCAACGATTTGGCCAACAAGAATGAACTTTATTTTGAAATTACGGATCAAGGCTACCAATTGTTGCGGGTGAATCAATTAGTACCACAAAAAGCCAATATTCCAATTAATGCTTCAGCAGCGGAAATGGATTTGCGACTATCGCAGTTCTTTAAATTATCGGATAAATCAACCTATAAGATTAAAGGTTTTAAAAAACGACCAGATGTTTCAAAACTTGGGGATACCACGGCTACAGTGACGGTTTCCCAGAAGTATGGCAAAGATAAAACAATCGAAGCTGACTATGATGTTCCAGTGGCCGTGGTGAAACGCGCAACATTTTCGACCCAATCGCAAACTTTGAAGTTAGGTGAAGTCGTTACAACGGATACTTTAGGCAACATGCTAAAAGACGCGCTTGAGTACGATGATCGCCGCATTCAATGGGGGGATAAAGCGCTGAGTGTCACCATGCCTGACAAGTTGGCTAAGCTCTTACGCAAAGATACAAAGCGATTGACAAAGATCAGCAAACCAATTGACGTGACCATGAAGTTTGAGGCCAGCACTGGCACGGTGTTATCAACGAGTCCGGTGCTGACCGACTATGGCGATGCACTTGTTTTCAACGGTTACGAACTATTCACGCGTAATGCCGGTGGTGCCTTGGCGTTGGTGAAGGAAGGCAACGACTGGTTGATCGTGGCTACTGATGGCGCAGAAGATGACAATCGCAATGTCCACGATGTTTTTGCCGGTGAACCGTATTTAAGCGTGAGTCTGTACGAAGCAGCTGGTGATGTGCTTAACCTGCAGGATCCAAAGCAACAAGTCACGAGCATGGCAGCCCAGGGTGATACCCCTAAGCAGCAATTGCTTGATCAATGGGGAGACAAGCGCGTGGTCAAAGCCAAACTCGGGGATGTCGTGGTGGTGAATCATCGTGAAGATAAGGTAAGTGTGGCGCATGCAGGCAAACGCGAACCCTTGAAAAAGCGCGCCAACAAAAGAGAGTCCCTGTTTGAGGTGACGGCTTCGGGTTACAAGTTTTTGACACTGAATCAGGTCAGCTTCAAATCTTTAACCATCGAAAACAACAGTGACCCGCAGCCCATTCGTGAAGCGGTGACGAATACCGTCAAAAAGCAACAGCCACATTTGAAAGTGGAAAATATTAAGTTTCCCGATTTGAAAACCGTGGGGCATAAAACCGTTACGGCAACTGTTAGCCAACCAAGTTTGACAGAAGCTAATAAGCACATCAGTTATGACTACCAGATCCCTTTGGAAGTCACTGAAGGCACCTTGAGTTTTACCCAAGCACCGGCAGCGCTCAATTTTGGCACCGTTAAGATTGATGGCCAGACGCTAGAAGTTCCTCGAATTGGCGATACGCCGATGACGATTCGGATTAAGGACGGCCGCAGTCAAAAGAAGCCATGGCAACTTTTGATTCAACAAAGTCAGCCGTTTACCGATCGTCATCAGCATGAATTAAAACAAGAATTACTCTTTTTCAGACAAGACGGCCATGACTATCCGATCAAACTTAAGCAAGATCAGCAAGTTAAGGCGGTTGCGTCTCAAACGATCCAACACACGTTTACGTATGATACGCAAGCAGGGGTACTGCTCAAAATACCTGCTAATGACTTTGACTTTACGGCCGGTACGTACAATTTTGGTCTGCAGTGGACCCTAAGCGATGCACCACTTTAA